In the genome of Candidatus Neomarinimicrobiota bacterium, the window TGGCGATGGACCTCCTCCTGCTGATGCTCTACCGATTATAATACCCGATCGCTCTATTGATAATAGTGAATTCGGTCTACGAACCACATTACAGACCTCGTTCATGGATATCTCGGTTAGTTATTTCTCGGGATTCGACCGCTCCTTCTCTCCTTTTCTTCAGACGCAACCATTTCCGACTGCGCTTGGGTACCTCCGAACTCAAGTAGTTGGATACGACTTGGTCACCTTTTTAGGGGGCTGGGCGCTTCGAGTTGAGGGGGCCTACTTTGTCACCGAGGATAAGGACGCCGACGATCCCCTTGTACGCAACCCCTATATTCAGTACGCAGCGCAAGTCGACTACTCCGGCACAGTCAGTACCTGGATGGCACAGTATCTCGGCACTTACATCACGGGTATCGACGAAAGTGATGTTGTGCTGCTGTCTCCCACTGAATTTGTTAGCGAAGAGGTGAACGAGAAGGATCTTATAACGCCTAAGATGGGCATGCCATTTGCGGTGATCACTCAAAATGCCATCATGGCAAATGGGTCCCTGGACTTGATCGACGGGCGATATACGGTCCGGGCACAGACGCTGTACGATCTCGACAATGCCGGATATATGCTCGGTGGCGGCGTGGAGGTTCACATGGAAGATG includes:
- a CDS encoding DUF1302 family protein, with translation MTTDHRYLSLPHRFVTLNGEQRGDRVGLYFSTALEYRLNTNAALIDLREAYAEVTTDLGDFKFGKQILAWGAVDGNNPTDNVNPYDFYYLFLPGTDRKLGVVAGSAILYLGNITIDAVITPVFQPNRLPLNEPDFPIFGDGPPPADALPIIIPDRSIDNSEFGLRTTLQTSFMDISVSYFSGFDRSFSPFLQTQPFPTALGYLRTQVVGYDLVTFLGGWALRVEGAYFVTEDKDADDPLVRNPYIQYAAQVDYSGTVSTWMAQYLGTYITGIDESDVVLLSPTEFVSEEVNEKDLITPKMGMPFAVITQNAIMANGSLDLIDGRYTVRAQTLYDLDNAGYMLGGGVEVHMEDAFDLEIALIMLGGDDASKLSNLTDFSHLSIRLSYSF